One window of the Archangium primigenium genome contains the following:
- a CDS encoding HAMP domain-containing sensor histidine kinase, whose product MSLKWVITAAVALLAALSLAAASALIVLTTYLHRTTVKMGEAVEGVRAAEDFEVSLLTFHRLQASRRRGEPVVESQVRAAESTLLLQLEKALGESQSEEEQALLASVQTTFNAYLAAQSRAPDNTPPGMTNLELNTRLEATLTPLNHLIALNINEARADQAEADRWDQMANEVGVGVAFLLVLGGGVLLVWMRRSVFRPLLGLSRAIHRYGTGDRALRAPLEGPTELCEMARTFNEMADTLDHQRDAQLAFLAGVAHDLRNPLSALRMSAALVTSGRVTEERMQKTMGLVRRQVSRLDRMVGDLLDATRIEAGRFELSLEDRDVRELVASVVELYESGGGSRELRLVMPEEPVRLRCDATRVEQVLHNLVSNALKYSPESSGVEVQVRHEGDEAWLCVVDQGIGISPEELTGLFAPFQRTGRAREKAPGVGIGLSVARRIVEAHGGRIEVESQPGRGSTFRVRLPLSRAEQDTPEPEAKPEPPDPSGSVH is encoded by the coding sequence ATGAGCCTCAAATGGGTCATCACCGCGGCCGTCGCCCTGCTGGCCGCGCTCTCGCTGGCGGCGGCCTCGGCGCTCATCGTCCTGACCACGTACCTGCACCGCACCACGGTCAAGATGGGCGAGGCCGTCGAGGGCGTGCGAGCCGCCGAGGACTTCGAGGTCTCGCTGCTCACCTTCCACCGGCTCCAGGCCTCGCGCCGCCGGGGCGAGCCCGTGGTGGAGTCGCAGGTGCGTGCCGCGGAGAGCACCCTGCTCTTGCAACTGGAGAAGGCCCTGGGCGAGTCGCAGTCGGAGGAGGAGCAGGCGCTGCTGGCCTCCGTGCAGACGACCTTCAACGCGTACCTGGCGGCCCAGTCGCGGGCCCCGGACAACACGCCCCCGGGGATGACGAACCTGGAGCTCAACACCCGCCTGGAGGCCACGCTCACCCCGCTCAACCACCTCATCGCCCTCAACATCAACGAGGCCCGCGCGGACCAGGCCGAGGCGGACCGGTGGGACCAGATGGCCAACGAGGTGGGCGTGGGGGTGGCGTTCCTGCTGGTGCTGGGCGGGGGCGTGCTGCTCGTGTGGATGCGCCGCTCGGTGTTCCGCCCGCTGCTCGGGCTCAGCCGCGCCATCCACCGCTATGGCACCGGGGACCGCGCGCTGCGCGCCCCGCTGGAGGGCCCCACCGAGCTGTGCGAGATGGCGCGCACCTTCAACGAGATGGCCGACACGCTGGACCACCAGCGCGACGCCCAGCTCGCGTTCCTGGCCGGTGTGGCGCACGACCTGCGCAACCCCCTGTCCGCGCTGCGCATGTCCGCCGCGCTCGTCACCTCCGGGCGGGTGACCGAGGAGCGGATGCAGAAGACGATGGGCCTGGTGCGCCGGCAGGTGTCGCGGCTGGACCGCATGGTGGGCGACCTGTTGGACGCCACGCGCATCGAGGCGGGCCGCTTCGAGCTGAGCCTGGAGGATCGCGACGTGCGCGAGCTGGTGGCCTCCGTGGTGGAGCTGTACGAGTCCGGAGGCGGCTCGCGCGAGCTGCGCCTGGTGATGCCCGAGGAGCCCGTGCGCCTGCGCTGCGACGCCACGCGCGTGGAGCAGGTGCTGCACAACCTGGTGAGCAACGCGCTCAAGTACTCGCCCGAGAGCAGCGGGGTGGAGGTGCAGGTGCGCCACGAGGGCGACGAGGCGTGGCTGTGCGTGGTGGACCAGGGCATCGGCATCTCCCCCGAGGAGCTGACCGGGCTGTTCGCGCCCTTCCAGCGCACCGGCCGCGCGCGCGAGAAGGCGCCCGGGGTGGGCATTGGCCTGTCGGTGGCCCGGCGCATCGTGGAGGCGCACGGCGGCCGCATCGAGGTGGAGAGTCAGCCGGGACGGGGCTCCACGTTCCGCGTCCGCCTGCCGCTGTCCCGCGCGGAGCAGGACACCCCCGAGCCCGAGGCGAAGCCCGAGCCGCCGGATCCCTCGGGTTCCGTGCACTGA
- a CDS encoding isoaspartyl peptidase/L-asparaginase family protein, translating into MPASLRRVLHAALLAVLVQPLGCATSLVSQKEEERRLRASDDDSTRPAPRWGLVIHGGAGVISRESLTPEREAAVRAALTESLQAGHAVLARGGSSVEAVTAAIRVLEDSPYFNAGKGAVFTHEGKNELDAAIMDGRTREAGAVAGVRHVKNPIRLARAVMEKSAHVMLSGEGAEAFAREQGVELVAADYFRTEERWQSLQRALEAEKKGTAAPEESGQPQAPTQPTPGQPQTRGPSALEDHKFGTVGAVALDQAGHLAAGTSTGGMTNKRFGRIGDSPIIGAGTYADPRCAVSATGHGEYFIRYTVARDICARVELLDLPVLESANQVVLEVLVQAGGEGGVIAMDAQGNVAMPFNSSGMYRGYMGPEGTPSVAIFKAP; encoded by the coding sequence ATGCCCGCTTCCCTCCGCCGTGTCCTCCACGCCGCCCTGCTGGCGGTGCTGGTGCAGCCCCTGGGCTGCGCCACCAGTCTCGTCTCACAGAAGGAAGAGGAGCGGCGCTTGCGCGCATCCGACGACGACAGCACCCGGCCCGCCCCGCGCTGGGGCCTCGTCATCCACGGGGGCGCGGGCGTCATCTCGCGCGAGTCCCTCACGCCCGAGCGCGAGGCCGCCGTGCGCGCCGCGCTCACCGAGTCCCTCCAGGCGGGCCATGCGGTGCTCGCCCGGGGCGGCTCGAGCGTGGAGGCCGTCACCGCCGCCATCCGCGTGCTGGAGGACTCGCCCTACTTCAACGCCGGCAAGGGCGCCGTCTTCACCCACGAGGGGAAGAACGAACTGGACGCGGCCATCATGGACGGGCGCACCCGCGAGGCGGGCGCGGTGGCGGGTGTGCGCCACGTGAAGAACCCCATCCGTCTGGCGCGCGCGGTGATGGAGAAGTCCGCCCACGTGATGCTGTCCGGCGAGGGCGCCGAGGCCTTCGCGCGCGAGCAGGGCGTGGAGCTCGTGGCGGCGGACTACTTCCGCACCGAGGAGCGCTGGCAGTCCCTGCAGCGCGCGCTGGAGGCGGAGAAGAAGGGCACGGCCGCGCCGGAGGAGTCGGGCCAGCCGCAAGCGCCCACCCAGCCCACGCCCGGACAGCCCCAGACGCGCGGCCCCTCGGCCCTGGAGGACCACAAGTTCGGCACCGTGGGCGCGGTGGCGCTGGACCAGGCGGGCCATCTCGCCGCGGGCACCTCCACGGGTGGCATGACGAACAAGCGGTTTGGCCGCATTGGCGACTCGCCCATCATCGGCGCGGGCACCTACGCGGATCCCCGCTGCGCCGTCTCGGCCACCGGCCATGGCGAGTACTTCATCCGCTACACCGTGGCGCGCGACATCTGCGCCCGCGTGGAGCTGCTGGACCTGCCGGTGCTGGAGTCCGCCAACCAGGTCGTCCTGGAGGTGCTGGTGCAGGCGGGCGGGGAGGGCGGCGTCATCGCCATGGACGCCCAGGGCAATGTGGCCATGCCCTTCAACTCCTCGGGCATGTACCGCGGGTACATGGGCCCCGAGGGCACCCCCTCGGTGGCCATCTTCAAGGCGCCCTGA
- a CDS encoding thioredoxin family protein codes for MFRCLSCGAFNRVPHPAPEGRPTCGRCQHALDLTGEPQEVKGEALWQAVNGSPVPVLLDLWAPWCAPCRAAAPLLDSLGRTHAGQLLVLKLNTDQDAPTARQLGIQGIPTFIVFSGGQEVARRSGVLPRAQMESWLASVLPGGVGAPA; via the coding sequence ATGTTCCGCTGCTTGTCGTGTGGTGCGTTCAACCGTGTGCCCCACCCCGCGCCCGAGGGCCGGCCCACCTGTGGCCGCTGCCAGCACGCGCTCGACCTGACGGGCGAGCCCCAGGAGGTGAAGGGCGAGGCCCTGTGGCAGGCCGTGAACGGCTCGCCGGTGCCCGTGCTGCTCGACCTGTGGGCGCCCTGGTGCGCTCCGTGCCGCGCCGCCGCGCCCCTGCTCGATTCCCTGGGGCGGACCCACGCGGGCCAGCTCCTCGTGCTCAAGCTCAACACGGATCAGGACGCCCCCACGGCCCGCCAGCTCGGCATCCAGGGCATCCCCACCTTCATCGTCTTCTCGGGGGGCCAGGAAGTCGCCCGGCGCAGCGGCGTGCTGCCGCGCGCCCAGATGGAGAGCTGGCTCGCCTCGGTGCTTCCCGGCGGCGTGGGCGCGCCGGCCTGA
- a CDS encoding metallophosphoesterase — protein sequence MSPRTLFIGDVHGCADELDALLEVCAYRPGERVVLVGDLVAKGPDSAGVLRRARERGMLAVRGNHDEHVLRWHQGLMPKGKKLKPEHKQVLETLTAKDWAFLESLPLHLHFPELNVRVVHGGFVPGVPVEQQEPALLLNLRSITPEGEPSKKLEAGYPWASLWKGPELVIFGHDALRGVQRYPFAIGLDSGCVYGRRLTAYVLPDDRLYSVEARRAYMSMDD from the coding sequence GTGAGCCCCCGGACCCTCTTCATCGGTGACGTGCATGGCTGCGCCGACGAGCTCGACGCGCTGCTCGAGGTGTGTGCGTACCGTCCCGGAGAGCGCGTGGTGCTGGTGGGCGATCTCGTGGCCAAGGGGCCGGACTCGGCGGGCGTGCTGCGCCGCGCGCGCGAGCGGGGCATGCTCGCGGTGCGGGGCAACCACGACGAGCACGTGCTGCGCTGGCACCAGGGGTTGATGCCCAAGGGCAAGAAGCTCAAACCCGAGCACAAGCAGGTGCTGGAGACGCTCACGGCCAAGGACTGGGCTTTTCTGGAATCCCTGCCGCTGCACCTGCACTTTCCCGAGCTCAACGTCCGCGTGGTGCACGGGGGCTTCGTGCCGGGTGTGCCGGTGGAGCAGCAGGAGCCGGCGCTGTTGCTCAACCTGCGCAGCATCACGCCCGAGGGCGAGCCCTCCAAGAAGCTGGAGGCGGGCTACCCGTGGGCGAGCCTGTGGAAGGGCCCGGAGCTCGTCATCTTCGGCCACGACGCCCTGCGCGGCGTGCAGCGCTACCCGTTCGCCATCGGCCTGGACTCGGGCTGCGTCTACGGGCGGCGGCTCACCGCCTATGTCCTGCCGGACGACCGGCTCTACTCGGTCGAGGCCAGGCGCGCCTACATGAGCATGGACGACTAG
- a CDS encoding M1 family metallopeptidase produces MPRLRWCPPLALLAALLACASRQSPPSESPPPSAAEAKAPVSPTLRLPTHVRPTGYTAELTLDPAQPTFQGVLDIDLDVKQGTDVVWLHGHDLTVKEATLSVGGASVPVRQTKGEGDFLGFVPERALGPGAARLRLVYEGNLSTRETMGAFRSQEAGAWYAFTQFEALGARRVFPCFDEPGFKVPWQLTFHTPKGYTAVTNTPQVAEEPGPSGTTTWRFARTQPLPSYLIAFGVGTFDFVEAKPSGQKAVRTRIITPKGRGAQAAYAAQVTPEILAHLERYFGIPYPYEKLDVLSVSLLGGAMEHPGLVTFNSESLLSPSAEDSVEFRRGFYHTQVHELAHQWFGDLVTMAWWDDLWLNESFASWATVRIVSEAQPSWDEPVGRVRGRSFALGTDSLVSARRVRQPIQSENDVFNAFDGITYGKGSAVLFMTEAWLGPDVFQRGVRRYLAAHAHGNATAEDFLSALSAEAGQDVSGVLSSFLEQGGAPLVTARLDCAGKTPQVALSQSRFLPLGSQGDSARRWKVPLCVRYPTPGQPERACTVLEAEQAVLPLPKAQGCPAWIMPNADGAGYFRTALDARMLGRLLSTDARALSRTERVALLGDVRALVNNGAMPAADALGLIPGLAGEKDRQVFEASRELLGLLNPGMLSEKSREDRARFLRETYGARARALGVAPRAGEDEDTRLLRLQLLRLAGEEGGEPTLVAEARKLTEQWLAGQTPTRDENLLETLLDVASANGDAALHTRLVQAMRAEPDRKRREQYLGALRAFSEPALVKENLQLLLDPALDMREVGWLLYFAGMEPGARDLTFDFVKQHYDALVRRLPEDRVDMLAAALSSFCDPVHRQEFAAFFEQRMAHAPGGPRTYARGLEQMDLCIAFKAAQGPGIEAFLATRRPAKATHR; encoded by the coding sequence ATGCCCCGACTCCGCTGGTGTCCGCCGCTCGCCTTGCTGGCCGCCTTGTTGGCGTGTGCCTCCCGTCAGTCCCCTCCTTCCGAGTCCCCGCCGCCCTCCGCCGCCGAGGCGAAGGCGCCCGTGTCCCCCACGCTGCGCCTGCCCACCCACGTGCGGCCCACGGGCTACACGGCCGAGCTCACCCTCGACCCGGCCCAGCCGACCTTCCAGGGCGTGCTCGACATCGACCTGGACGTGAAGCAGGGCACGGACGTGGTGTGGCTGCACGGCCATGATCTCACGGTGAAGGAGGCCACGCTGAGCGTGGGCGGGGCCTCGGTGCCGGTGCGCCAGACGAAGGGCGAGGGGGACTTCCTCGGCTTCGTGCCCGAGCGGGCGCTCGGGCCCGGCGCCGCGCGGCTGCGGCTCGTGTACGAGGGCAACCTCTCCACGCGCGAGACGATGGGCGCCTTTCGCAGCCAGGAGGCCGGCGCCTGGTATGCCTTCACCCAGTTCGAGGCGCTCGGGGCGCGGCGCGTCTTCCCGTGCTTCGACGAGCCGGGCTTCAAGGTGCCCTGGCAGCTCACCTTCCACACGCCGAAGGGCTACACCGCCGTCACCAACACGCCGCAGGTGGCCGAGGAGCCCGGCCCCTCGGGCACCACCACGTGGCGCTTCGCGCGCACCCAGCCCCTGCCCAGCTACCTCATCGCCTTCGGCGTGGGCACGTTCGACTTCGTGGAGGCCAAGCCCTCGGGGCAGAAGGCCGTGCGCACGCGCATCATCACCCCCAAGGGCCGCGGCGCCCAGGCGGCCTATGCCGCCCAGGTGACGCCGGAGATCCTCGCCCACCTGGAGCGCTACTTCGGCATCCCGTACCCGTACGAGAAGCTGGACGTGCTCTCGGTGTCGCTGCTCGGCGGCGCCATGGAGCACCCGGGCCTGGTGACCTTCAACTCGGAGTCCCTGCTCTCGCCGTCCGCCGAGGACTCGGTGGAGTTCCGGCGCGGCTTCTACCACACGCAGGTGCACGAGCTGGCGCACCAGTGGTTCGGCGACCTGGTCACCATGGCGTGGTGGGATGACCTGTGGCTCAACGAGTCCTTCGCCTCCTGGGCCACGGTGCGCATCGTGTCCGAGGCCCAGCCCTCCTGGGACGAGCCCGTGGGGCGCGTGCGGGGCCGCTCCTTCGCGCTCGGCACGGACTCCCTGGTGTCCGCGCGCCGCGTCCGCCAGCCCATCCAGAGCGAGAACGACGTCTTCAACGCCTTTGACGGCATCACCTACGGCAAGGGCTCGGCGGTGTTGTTCATGACGGAGGCGTGGCTGGGCCCGGACGTCTTCCAGCGCGGCGTGCGGCGCTACCTCGCCGCCCATGCCCACGGCAACGCCACCGCCGAGGACTTCCTCTCGGCGCTGTCCGCCGAGGCGGGCCAGGACGTGTCCGGCGTGCTCTCCTCCTTCCTGGAGCAGGGCGGCGCGCCGCTCGTCACCGCGCGGCTGGACTGCGCGGGCAAGACGCCCCAGGTGGCGCTCTCCCAGAGCCGCTTCCTGCCCCTGGGCTCCCAGGGCGACAGCGCGCGGCGCTGGAAGGTGCCCCTGTGCGTGCGCTACCCCACCCCGGGGCAGCCCGAGCGCGCCTGCACGGTGCTCGAGGCCGAGCAGGCCGTGCTGCCCCTGCCCAAGGCCCAGGGCTGTCCCGCGTGGATCATGCCCAACGCGGACGGGGCCGGGTACTTCCGCACCGCCCTGGACGCGCGGATGCTCGGGCGCCTGTTGTCCACCGACGCCCGCGCCCTCTCGCGCACCGAGCGCGTGGCCCTGCTCGGCGACGTGCGGGCCCTGGTGAACAACGGCGCCATGCCGGCGGCGGACGCGCTGGGCCTGATCCCGGGACTGGCCGGGGAGAAGGATCGGCAGGTGTTCGAGGCGTCGCGCGAGCTGCTGGGGCTGCTCAACCCCGGCATGCTCTCCGAGAAGAGCCGCGAGGACCGCGCGCGCTTCCTGCGCGAGACCTACGGCGCGCGCGCCCGGGCGCTCGGCGTGGCGCCCCGCGCGGGCGAGGACGAGGACACGCGGCTCTTGCGGCTGCAACTCTTGCGGCTCGCGGGCGAGGAGGGCGGAGAGCCCACGCTCGTGGCCGAGGCCCGGAAGCTGACCGAGCAATGGCTGGCGGGCCAGACGCCCACGCGGGACGAGAACCTGCTGGAGACGCTCTTGGACGTGGCCAGCGCGAACGGTGACGCGGCGCTGCACACGCGCCTCGTCCAGGCCATGCGCGCCGAGCCGGACCGCAAGCGACGCGAGCAGTACCTCGGCGCGCTGCGTGCCTTCTCGGAGCCCGCGCTGGTGAAGGAGAACCTCCAGCTCCTCTTGGACCCCGCGTTGGACATGCGCGAGGTGGGCTGGCTGCTGTACTTCGCGGGCATGGAGCCGGGCGCCCGGGACCTGACGTTCGACTTCGTGAAGCAGCACTACGACGCGCTCGTGCGGCGTCTGCCCGAGGATCGCGTGGACATGCTCGCCGCGGCCCTCTCCTCCTTCTGCGACCCCGTCCACCGCCAGGAGTTCGCCGCCTTCTTCGAGCAGCGCATGGCGCACGCGCCCGGCGGCCCGCGCACCTACGCCCGGGGCCTGGAGCAGATGGACCTGTGCATCGCCTTCAAGGCGGCCCAGGGCCCCGGCATCGAGGCCTTCCTCGCCACGCGCCGTCCCGCCAAAGCCACGCATCGCTGA
- a CDS encoding PAS domain S-box protein: MNRHAPMAFWHRFLSVRWLIPILLVIAATSFGLFTLKSDVAQGDHQTEQQAVAEMTLQMTYLQGTLERLLRIGELAAVHEEVAALGSNSALQQGLLIDDEHAVMASIRLAQIGHPVREAWTELTRPHHLQRMQHARQRMAGSVQVSEDGQQVVGYYPVTLHSGQRGDKVGLLVLQQDLTSNKLARRVAAERWAARSCVVMGSLAALMGLVVHVVLGRRIQRLVSTAHRLAQGELHARAGLRGVDEVGLLGRAFDDMAEQMDRSNQQLQESQERIRSLLDSTAEAIFGLDLEGHCTFCNRAALRLSGHEHAEALLGRSLHAIIHPDSPEDAGDCRVCAAFREEDAMHGDDELIRRSQGGDVPVEYWSHPVSRGGERVGSVVTFVDIGERKRAESTRRRMEEGFRTLIDHSPDAIFLHRAGTLLFANRAAATLLGHASPESLRGLPVSELVLPGEEGALTVTSHAGVPREARFRHLEGRQAVGEVMTVSLVFEGLPTIASITRDITERRSVQERMLATERMVSLGTLAAGVAHEINNPLAYMLSNLHFVDTEVRALCPSVEVMSGEQGREIQQALREAIDGGNRVRDIVRDLKTFSRGGDDKRSSVDIHTVLDSCANMARSEIRHRARLVKNYGTVPPVYANDSRLGQLFLNLLVNAAQAIPHGNATQNEIRVTTTMSAGQVLVEIQDTGVGIPPENLTRLFDPFFTTKPVGVGTGLGLSICHGIVTAQGGRISVESHPNQGSVFRVLLPAIEQPMEGFAHAQPERVAS; this comes from the coding sequence ATGAACCGCCACGCCCCCATGGCCTTCTGGCACCGCTTCCTCTCGGTTCGCTGGCTCATCCCCATCCTGCTCGTCATCGCCGCCACCAGCTTCGGCCTCTTCACGCTCAAGAGCGACGTGGCCCAGGGAGACCACCAGACCGAGCAGCAGGCCGTGGCGGAGATGACACTGCAGATGACGTACCTGCAGGGCACGCTCGAGCGGCTCCTGCGCATCGGCGAGCTGGCCGCGGTGCACGAGGAGGTGGCCGCCCTGGGCTCCAACTCCGCGCTGCAGCAGGGCCTGCTCATCGACGACGAGCACGCGGTGATGGCCTCCATCCGGCTCGCGCAGATCGGCCACCCGGTGCGCGAGGCCTGGACGGAGCTCACCCGGCCCCATCACCTGCAGCGCATGCAGCACGCGCGGCAGCGCATGGCGGGCAGCGTGCAGGTCAGCGAGGACGGCCAGCAGGTGGTGGGCTACTACCCCGTCACCCTGCACTCGGGCCAGCGCGGGGACAAGGTGGGCCTGCTGGTGCTGCAGCAGGACCTGACGAGCAACAAGCTCGCGCGGCGCGTGGCCGCCGAGCGCTGGGCGGCGCGCTCGTGCGTGGTGATGGGCTCGCTCGCGGCGCTCATGGGGCTGGTGGTGCACGTGGTGCTCGGCCGGCGCATCCAACGCCTGGTGTCCACCGCGCACCGGCTCGCCCAGGGCGAGTTGCACGCGCGCGCGGGCCTGAGGGGCGTGGACGAGGTGGGCCTGCTCGGCCGCGCCTTCGACGACATGGCCGAGCAGATGGACCGCAGCAACCAGCAGCTCCAGGAGAGCCAGGAGCGCATCCGCTCGCTCCTGGACTCCACCGCCGAGGCCATCTTCGGACTGGACCTGGAGGGCCACTGCACCTTCTGCAACCGCGCCGCGCTGCGGCTGTCCGGCCACGAGCACGCCGAGGCGCTCCTGGGCCGCTCGCTGCACGCCATCATCCACCCGGACAGCCCCGAGGACGCCGGGGACTGCCGCGTGTGCGCGGCCTTCCGCGAGGAGGACGCCATGCACGGCGACGACGAGCTCATCCGCCGGAGCCAGGGCGGCGACGTGCCCGTGGAGTACTGGAGCCACCCGGTGAGCCGCGGGGGCGAGCGCGTGGGCAGCGTGGTGACGTTCGTGGACATCGGCGAGCGCAAGCGCGCCGAGTCCACCCGCCGGCGCATGGAGGAGGGCTTCCGCACCCTCATCGACCACTCGCCGGACGCCATCTTCCTGCACCGCGCCGGCACGCTCCTGTTCGCCAACCGCGCCGCCGCCACGCTCCTGGGCCACGCGAGCCCCGAGTCGCTGCGCGGACTGCCCGTGTCCGAGCTCGTCCTGCCCGGCGAGGAGGGCGCCCTCACGGTGACGAGCCACGCGGGTGTGCCGCGCGAGGCCCGCTTCCGCCACCTGGAGGGCCGTCAGGCCGTGGGCGAGGTGATGACGGTGTCGCTCGTGTTCGAGGGCCTGCCCACCATCGCCTCCATCACCCGCGACATCACCGAGCGCCGCTCGGTGCAGGAGCGCATGCTCGCCACCGAGCGCATGGTGTCCCTGGGCACGCTCGCCGCGGGCGTGGCCCATGAAATCAACAACCCGCTGGCCTACATGCTCAGCAACCTGCACTTCGTGGACACCGAGGTGCGCGCCCTCTGCCCGAGCGTGGAGGTGATGTCCGGGGAGCAGGGCCGGGAAATCCAACAGGCGCTGCGCGAGGCCATCGACGGCGGCAACCGGGTGCGCGACATCGTGCGCGACCTGAAGACGTTCTCGCGCGGGGGCGACGACAAGCGCAGCTCCGTGGACATCCACACCGTGCTGGACTCGTGCGCGAACATGGCCCGGAGCGAGATCCGCCACCGGGCGCGGCTGGTGAAGAACTACGGCACCGTGCCGCCCGTCTACGCCAATGACTCACGGCTCGGACAGCTCTTCCTCAACCTGCTCGTCAACGCCGCCCAGGCCATTCCCCACGGCAACGCCACCCAGAACGAAATCCGCGTCACCACGACGATGAGCGCGGGCCAGGTGCTGGTGGAGATTCAAGACACGGGCGTGGGCATTCCCCCGGAGAACCTCACCCGCCTGTTCGACCCCTTCTTCACCACCAAGCCGGTGGGCGTGGGCACGGGGCTGGGCCTGTCCATCTGCCACGGCATCGTCACCGCCCAGGGCGGGCGCATCTCCGTGGAGAGCCACCCCAACCAGGGCAGCGTCTTCCGCGTCCTCCTGCCCGCCATCGAGCAGCCGATGGAGGGCTTCGCTCACGCGCAGCCCGAGCGCGTCGCGTCCTGA
- a CDS encoding ABC transporter substrate-binding protein, translating to MRSVGWTAAVLLLLSACTRVPDRPLKVGTYPWAGSEPLYLARQLELYPPQSIHLVEFTSTHQLARAFRNGVIDAATVPLLEALRFENMGQRPQVVLMLDSSNSADCLIARAEVESISGLKGKRVAHAGVASSNYLLARLAERGGLEPGDLREQILSEAAQETALKRGRVDAVLTSGPHCTRLLAGGAMRQLFDSSQLPGEFVDVLVVRQEALETWPRQVDTLLRGWFAALAHYQREPDSASQHLVPRLGLDAERFQRTLDGIQLAGVHEQRLHLMGHKPRLQEMIRQLGTTMVRNQLLTEPPDSVGLLNAEPLARVLP from the coding sequence ATGCGAAGCGTTGGATGGACGGCCGCCGTGCTGTTGCTGCTCTCCGCGTGTACACGCGTGCCGGACCGGCCCTTGAAGGTGGGCACCTACCCGTGGGCGGGCAGCGAGCCGCTCTACCTGGCGCGGCAGCTCGAGCTCTACCCCCCGCAGAGCATCCACCTGGTGGAGTTCACCTCCACGCACCAGCTCGCGCGCGCCTTTCGCAATGGCGTCATCGACGCGGCGACGGTGCCGCTGCTCGAGGCGCTGCGCTTCGAGAACATGGGCCAGCGCCCCCAGGTGGTGCTCATGCTCGACTCCTCCAACAGCGCCGACTGCCTCATCGCGCGCGCCGAGGTGGAGTCCATCTCCGGGCTCAAGGGCAAGCGCGTGGCCCACGCGGGCGTGGCCTCGAGCAACTACCTGCTCGCGCGGCTGGCCGAGCGCGGCGGCCTGGAGCCGGGGGACCTGCGCGAGCAGATCCTCTCCGAGGCCGCCCAGGAGACCGCGCTCAAGCGGGGCCGGGTGGACGCGGTCCTCACCTCGGGTCCCCACTGCACGCGGCTGCTCGCGGGCGGGGCCATGCGCCAGCTCTTCGACAGCTCGCAGCTGCCCGGCGAGTTCGTGGACGTGCTCGTGGTGCGGCAGGAGGCGCTGGAGACCTGGCCCCGGCAGGTGGACACGCTCCTGCGGGGCTGGTTCGCCGCCCTCGCCCACTACCAACGCGAGCCCGACAGCGCCAGCCAGCACCTGGTGCCGCGCCTGGGGCTCGACGCGGAGCGCTTCCAGCGCACGCTCGACGGCATCCAGCTGGCCGGGGTGCACGAGCAGCGCCTGCACCTCATGGGGCACAAGCCCCGGCTGCAGGAGATGATCCGCCAGTTGGGCACCACCATGGTGCGCAACCAGTTGCTCACCGAGCCCCCCGACTCCGTGGGCCTGCTCAACGCCGAGCCGCTCGCCCGGGTGCTGCCATGA
- a CDS encoding enoyl-CoA hydratase — protein MSDTLLTHLEAGVLTLTFNRPQKKNAFTGEMYEAATQALLDADANADVRVVVLAGAGGAFTAGNDLKDFLEHPPTGESSPVFRFLKALAHHTRPVVAGVDGVAVGIGTTLLLHCDYVAASERAAFSMPFINLGLSPEGASSVLLPRIAGTALAAELLMFGEPFDAATALRAGLINKVVPSAELDAWVKGRAAALAAKPQESLRLTKQLLREPLRAQVDDALSREGQLFIQRLSSTEAREAFSAFLNKKK, from the coding sequence ATGTCCGACACGCTGCTGACCCACCTGGAAGCCGGAGTCCTCACCCTCACCTTCAACCGGCCGCAGAAGAAGAACGCCTTCACGGGCGAGATGTACGAAGCGGCGACCCAGGCCCTGCTCGACGCCGACGCCAACGCCGACGTGCGCGTGGTGGTGCTCGCGGGCGCGGGCGGCGCCTTCACCGCGGGCAACGACCTCAAGGACTTCCTGGAGCACCCGCCCACGGGCGAGTCGAGCCCCGTCTTCCGCTTCCTCAAGGCGCTCGCGCACCACACCCGCCCGGTGGTGGCCGGCGTGGACGGCGTGGCGGTGGGCATCGGCACCACGCTGCTCCTGCACTGCGACTACGTGGCCGCCAGCGAGCGCGCCGCCTTCAGCATGCCCTTCATCAACCTGGGCCTGAGCCCCGAGGGCGCCTCCAGTGTCCTGCTGCCGCGCATCGCCGGCACCGCGCTCGCCGCGGAGCTGCTCATGTTCGGCGAGCCCTTCGACGCGGCCACCGCCCTGCGCGCCGGCCTCATCAACAAGGTCGTCCCCTCGGCCGAGCTCGACGCCTGGGTGAAGGGCCGCGCCGCCGCGCTCGCCGCCAAGCCCCAGGAGTCCCTGCGCCTCACCAAGCAGCTCTTGCGCGAGCCCCTGCGCGCCCAGGTCGACGACGCGCTCTCGCGCGAGGGCCAGCTCTTCATCCAGCGGCTGTCCTCCACCGAGGCCCGCGAGGCCTTCAGCGCCTTCCTCAACAAGAAGAAGTAG